From the Euphorbia lathyris chromosome 6, ddEupLath1.1, whole genome shotgun sequence genome, one window contains:
- the LOC136232106 gene encoding abscisic acid 8'-hydroxylase 2 — translation MQFQLHHLLISFLSSYQSQLLFFFPVIIILLLQWHNPKHKRLPPGSMGWPYIGETLKLYTENPNSFFSIRQKRYGDIFKTHILGCPCVMISSPEAARIVLVTKAHLFKPTYPTSKEKMIGPEAVFFQQGAYHSCLKKLVQASFLPSALRGSVSQIEHIVLAFLPPTCQHSTINTLQLMKRYAFDVAMISAFGEKQYLEMEGIKNLYTCLEKGYNSMPLDIPGTPFHKAMKARVQLNESLRRLIEKRRERGKEEGGLLGVLLAAQNELNDSQIADNIIGVIFAAHDTTASVLTWLLKYLHDNNDLLQAVTREQEGIRREIIEANRKLTWEDTKHMPLTTRVIQETLRRASILSFTFREAVEDVEFEGYLIPKGWKVLPLFRSIHHSPDLFPQPDKFDPSRFEVAPRPNTYMPFGNGVHSCPGSELAKLEMLILLHHLSISYRWEAIEEEDGIQYGPFPVPKKGYPIRVIPRATST, via the exons ATGCAATTTCAATTACATCATCTTCTTATTTCATTCTTATCATCTTATCAATCTCAACTACTCTTTTTCTTCCCAGTCATCATCATTCTCCTCCTTCAATGGCATAATCCCAAACATAAACGTCTCCCACCTGGCTCCATGGGTTGGCCTTATATTGGTGAAACTCTGAAGCTCTACACTGAAAATCCAAATTCCTTCTTCTCCATTAGGCAGAAACGGTATGGGGATATATTCAAGACACATATACTTGGATGTCCATGTGTGATGATATCAAGCCCAGAAGCAGCAAGAATAGTTCTAGTAACAAAAGCACATTTATTTAAGCCAACATATCCAACAAGTAAAGAGAAAATGATTGGACCTGAAGCTGTGTTTTTTCAACAAGGTGCTTACCATTCTTGTTTAAAGAAGTTGGTGCAAGCTTCTTTTTTACCCTCTGCTTTAAGAGGATCTGTCTCTCAGATTGAACACATTGTTTTGGCATTTCTTCCCCCCACTTGCCAACATTCCACCATTAACACTTTGCAACTAATGAAAAGG TATGCTTTTGATGTGGCAATGATTTCTGCTTTTGGGGAGAAACAATATTTGGAAATGGAAGGAATTAAGAATTTGTATACATGCTTAGAGAAGGGATACAATTCAATGCCTTTGGATATACCTGGAACTCCATTTCATAAAGCAATGAAG GCAAGAGTGCAACTTAATGAGAGCTTAAGGAGGTTGATagaaaagagaagagaaaggGGGAAAGAAGAAGGAGGATTGCTTGGAGTGTTATTAGCAGCACAGAATGAGCTTAATGATTCTCAAATTGCAGATAATATAATTGGTGTTATTTTTGCTGCTCATGATACAACTGCAAGTGTACTCACATGGCTTCTCAAATATTTGCATGATAACAATGATTTATTACAAGCTGTTAcg AGGGAACAAGAAGGAATTAGAAGAGAAATAATTGAGGCAAATCGGAAGCTTACGTGGGAGGATACTAAGCACATGCCATTGACTACCAGA GTGATACAAGAAACACTAAGAAGAGCAAGTATACTATCATTTACATTTAGAGAGGCAGTAGAAGATGTAGAATTTGAAGGGTATTTGATACCCAAAGGTTGGAAGGTTCTTCCACTGTTTAGAAGCATTCATCACTCTCCTGATTTATTTCCTCAACCGGACAAATTCGACCCTTCAAGATTCgag GTGGCACCAAGACCAAACACGTACATGCCATTCGGTAATGGAGTACACTCGTGTCCAGGCAGTGAACTAGCTAAGCTTGAGATGCTCATTCTCCTTCACCATCTCTCTATTTCTTACAG GTGGGAAGCTATAGAAGAGGAGGATGGAATACAATATGGTCCTTTCCCTGTGCCTAAAAAAGGGTATCCAATTAGGGTAATCCCAAGGGCAACATCTACATGA